A region from the Sphaerodactylus townsendi isolate TG3544 linkage group LG01, MPM_Stown_v2.3, whole genome shotgun sequence genome encodes:
- the LOC125442670 gene encoding inositol-trisphosphate 3-kinase B-like, protein MEGFSSLECVPASAVPASAAPLVEPLEPESWEISRAAQEPPSSEGSLCGARGPADGRGAAPNFGTPKSKGQQGPRAPPSRDAVVSEPPQPVLSAGPESLPSDRSVSTASTCSSLAGSSQESDEVFSDLEEKSPGKKRVLRKTKSWKTFFTMVHWSLRRRSSWVQLAGHEGNFKASEKGQILKKFSPVENTCLVELMGDVLHPFVPTYHGVVETNGEHYIQMDDLLCGLDMPSIMDCKMGTRTYLEEEVNKAGQSPVARRDLYQKMVKVDPLAPTAQEHGQAAVTKPRYMQWRESISSSATLGFRIEGVTMEGGVVQRDFKQTRTKEQIVETFLTFTRSHVDVLSTYLARLESLRQALKESIFFKTHEVIGSSLLFLHDRKGQASVWMIDFGKTRPTPANVQLSHNVAWTQGNHEDGYLLGLQNLIDTMQATLDKAKKHQEETAAFHS, encoded by the exons ATGGAAGGTTTCAGCAGCCTGGAGTGTGTTCCTGCTTCTGCTGTTCCTGCTTCTGCAGCACCTTTAGTTGAACCTCTGGAACCAGAGAGCTGGGAGATCTCACGAGCAGCTCAGGAGCCCCCCAGCTCCGAAGGATCATTGTGTGGGGCAAGGGGACCCGCTGATGGGAGGGGAGCAGCACCCAACTTTGGCACTCCCAAGAGCAAGGGCCAGCAAGGGCCCCGGGCCCCACCTTCCCGTGATGCTGTTGTTTCAGAGCCCCCCCAACCTGTGCTGTCAGCAGGGCCTGAGAGTCTCCCTTCTGACCGCTCTGTCTCCACCGCCTCTACCTGCTCCTCACTGGCCGGATCTTCGCAGGAGTCTGATGAGGTTTTCAGTGACTTGGAGGAGAAGAGTCCTGGCAAGAAACGGGTGCTACGGAAG ACCAAGTCCTGGAAGACCTTTTTCACAATGGTGCACTGGTCCTTGCGGAGACGCAGCTCCTGGGTGCAGTTGGCTGGTCATGAAG GAAACTTCAAGGCCAGTGAAAAAGGGCAGATCTTGAAGAAGTTCAGTCCAGTGGAAAACACCTGCCTGGTGGAGCTGATGGGTGACGTCCTGCATCCCTTTGTGCCCACCTACCATGGAGTGGTGGAGACCAATGGGGAGCACTACATCCAAATGGACGACCTCTTGTGCGGCCTCGACATGCCCAGCATCATGGACTGCAAAATGGGCACCAG GACCTACCTGGAGGAGGAGGTGAACAAAGCTGGGCAAAGCCCAGTGGCACGGCGGGACCTGTATCAGAAGATGGTGAAGGTTGATCCACTGGCCCCCACGGCCCAGGAGCATGGCCAGGCTGCTGTCACCAAGCCACGGTACATGCAGTGGCGGGAAAGCATTAGTTCCAGCGCTACTCTTGGATTCCGTATTGAGGGTGTTACG ATGGAAGGGGGAGTCGTGCAGAGGGATTTCAAGCAGACCCGCACTAAGGAGCAGATTGTAGAGACCTTCTTGACATTTACCAGGAGTCACGTGGATGTGTTG AGCACGTACCTTGCTCGCCTGGAGAGTCTGCGCCAGGCCCTGAAGGAGTCCATCTTTTTCAAGACCCACGAG GTGATTGGCAGCTCCCTGCTTTTCCTCCACGACCGGAAGGGCCAGGCCAGTGTTTGGATGATTGATTTTGGCAAGACGCGCCCCACGCCAGCGAACGTCCAGCTGAGCCACAACGTGGCCTGGACTCAGGGAAACCACGAGGACGGCTACCTGCTCGGCTTGCAGAACCTGATCGACACCATGCAAGCCACCTTGGACAAGGCCAAGAAGCACCAAGAAGAGACAGCCGCTTTCCACTCTTAA